From the Salinimicrobium tongyeongense genome, one window contains:
- a CDS encoding ABC1 kinase family protein has protein sequence MSILPDNLERYQKFLGFMLKYWNSDLLNETASNAMEEETARTFKDYEQSPEELVEDLKQMGPTYVKLGQLLSTRPDLLPDRYLEALASLQDDLSTISFEEVREIVEGELGNKISKAFNFFEEEPLASASIGQVHRAELRSGKTVAVKVQRPGIRQKFMEDLNTLEEMSALAVKHTEVGKKYGFSDVLGELRRIMLHELDYLREANNLVTLGINLKEYRRLIVPQPIPDYTTSRVLTMEYVKGKKVTSISPLKKTENDYTALVDDFIEAYLKQIVSDGFVHADPHPGNVHLLENDKIALIDLGMVAQFSKKMKDYLLRLLLGLSKNDGEEIADILLNMSQITEQATEKEFRRQISIMVQESSNSTAQDMQTGKLLIQMNRSAAMNGIHLPVEVNILGKILLNMDQIIAFLAPEYDLREAVRRYMNKLLQNKMLNELKPEEVFSLLLDSKKLVENLPDRFDKITENLAKNEFRLKIDAIDEKRLTDGFQKVANRITLGLIIASMIVGAAMLMQVPSSFMIFGYPGFAILFFLLAAVVGIYLSYTILFKDE, from the coding sequence ATGTCTATTCTCCCCGATAATCTCGAGCGTTACCAGAAGTTTCTGGGCTTTATGCTGAAGTACTGGAACAGCGATCTCTTAAATGAAACCGCCTCAAATGCAATGGAAGAAGAAACGGCACGCACTTTCAAAGACTACGAACAATCTCCCGAAGAACTGGTTGAAGATCTTAAGCAAATGGGACCAACGTATGTCAAACTGGGCCAGTTGCTGTCTACCCGACCTGACCTTTTGCCCGACAGGTATCTGGAGGCTCTTGCTTCCCTGCAGGATGATCTTTCCACCATTTCTTTTGAAGAGGTAAGGGAGATCGTAGAAGGGGAGTTGGGAAATAAAATATCCAAAGCTTTCAATTTTTTCGAGGAAGAACCGCTTGCCAGTGCCTCCATAGGGCAGGTACACCGTGCCGAACTCAGGTCGGGCAAAACAGTTGCTGTGAAAGTGCAAAGGCCGGGAATCAGGCAGAAGTTCATGGAAGACCTCAATACGCTTGAAGAAATGTCGGCCCTGGCTGTAAAACATACCGAAGTCGGTAAAAAGTACGGCTTCAGTGATGTTCTGGGAGAGCTAAGGCGCATCATGCTTCATGAGCTCGATTATTTAAGGGAAGCCAACAATCTGGTCACCCTTGGCATAAACCTTAAAGAGTACCGTAGGTTAATAGTGCCTCAGCCTATTCCCGATTACACCACCTCTCGTGTGCTCACCATGGAGTACGTGAAAGGGAAGAAGGTCACCAGCATTTCTCCCCTTAAAAAAACGGAAAATGATTATACGGCCCTGGTCGATGATTTTATTGAAGCTTACCTAAAGCAAATAGTCTCCGATGGCTTTGTGCATGCAGATCCTCACCCGGGCAATGTTCATCTCCTGGAAAATGACAAAATCGCCCTCATAGACCTCGGGATGGTCGCCCAGTTCTCCAAAAAGATGAAAGATTACCTGCTTCGGTTGCTGCTGGGCCTTAGCAAGAATGACGGGGAAGAGATTGCTGATATTCTGCTTAACATGAGCCAAATCACCGAACAGGCTACCGAGAAAGAATTCAGGCGGCAAATAAGCATCATGGTGCAGGAAAGTAGCAACAGCACCGCACAGGATATGCAAACCGGGAAATTGTTGATCCAGATGAACCGCAGTGCCGCCATGAACGGTATCCACCTTCCGGTAGAGGTGAATATCCTCGGAAAAATCTTGCTAAATATGGATCAGATTATCGCATTTCTGGCCCCCGAGTACGACCTGAGGGAAGCAGTGAGGCGGTACATGAACAAGCTGCTTCAGAATAAAATGCTGAATGAACTAAAGCCTGAAGAGGTCTTCTCACTTTTGCTCGATTCCAAAAAACTGGTAGAAAACCTGCCCGACAGGTTTGATAAAATCACAGAAAACCTGGCCAAAAATGAATTCCGGCTCAAAATAGATGCGATTGATGAAAAACGCCTGACCGATGGCTTCCAAAAAGTGGCAAACAGGATCACCCTCGGCCTCATCATAGCCTCCATGATTGTGGGGGCAGCAATGCTAATGCAGGTTCCGTCGTCTTTTATGATTTTTGGGTATCCGGGTTTTGCCATCCTGTTCTTCCTGCTGGCAGCAGTGGTGGGCATATATCTGAGCTATACCATTCTCTTTAAAGATGAGTGA
- a CDS encoding site-specific integrase: MKSKPTFRILFWLNKAKSKNNRLPIYARVTVNGKRAEISLARECNIEAWDERAHRVKGRSSEATVLNNYLDAKYSKLLQCYEDLIKEDKVITAQAIKSRFLGSDATYKSLKDVIEHHKTTMGDILKHGTLKNYGATEKYLIEYLLKEHKTTDIYLKNISYQFVTGFDKFLRRQKDKNGRKQLSNNGIMKHLERFKKLTNLSIKLGWLEKDPFRDYKMKFEKFDRAYLNQRELKFIEETRFTRDTLETTKSIFLFACYTGLSYIDVKNLTIDNLIQGVNGKDWIYCRREKSQTPMKIPLLEKAREILQKYQDPVSEFLLPVYSNQKTNNYLKEIASQCKIPKKLSFHVARHTFATTITLSNGVPIETVSKLLGHSKLSTTQIYARVIDQKIGEDMDLLQSKLS; encoded by the coding sequence ATGAAATCAAAACCCACTTTTCGTATTCTTTTTTGGCTGAATAAGGCCAAGAGTAAAAATAATCGGTTACCTATCTATGCTCGGGTAACCGTAAATGGTAAAAGAGCTGAAATTAGTTTGGCCAGGGAATGCAATATTGAAGCCTGGGATGAACGAGCTCACCGGGTAAAAGGAAGAAGTTCTGAAGCTACAGTCTTAAACAACTATTTAGATGCTAAGTATTCCAAATTACTCCAGTGTTATGAAGATCTGATAAAAGAAGATAAGGTTATTACAGCCCAGGCGATCAAATCGAGGTTTCTTGGTTCTGATGCTACCTACAAGTCCCTTAAAGATGTCATTGAACACCATAAAACAACCATGGGTGATATTCTTAAACATGGAACCTTAAAAAATTACGGAGCCACTGAAAAGTATCTAATTGAATATCTGTTGAAAGAGCATAAGACTACCGATATCTATCTGAAAAACATCTCTTATCAATTTGTTACAGGTTTCGATAAATTCCTTCGGAGGCAAAAGGATAAAAACGGTCGAAAACAGCTAAGCAACAATGGAATAATGAAGCACCTGGAACGATTTAAAAAGCTGACCAATCTTTCTATCAAACTAGGGTGGCTTGAAAAGGATCCTTTCCGGGATTACAAAATGAAGTTTGAAAAATTTGATCGTGCTTATCTTAATCAAAGAGAACTAAAATTTATTGAGGAGACACGATTCACACGCGATACCCTGGAGACAACAAAAAGTATTTTTCTTTTTGCCTGCTATACCGGCTTATCCTACATAGACGTAAAAAATCTCACTATTGATAATCTGATCCAGGGAGTTAATGGAAAAGACTGGATCTACTGCAGACGAGAAAAGAGCCAAACTCCAATGAAAATTCCCTTACTAGAAAAAGCCCGGGAAATTTTACAGAAATATCAGGATCCGGTATCAGAGTTTCTTCTTCCGGTTTACAGCAATCAGAAAACGAATAATTATTTAAAAGAAATTGCCAGTCAATGCAAGATCCCGAAAAAATTAAGTTTCCACGTAGCCAGGCACACTTTTGCAACCACCATTACACTTTCTAATGGCGTACCTATAGAAACCGTTTCCAAGCTCCTGGGCCACTCCAAATTATCTACAACACAAATTTATGCACGTGTGATTGATCAGAAGATAGGAGAGGACATGGACCTTCTGCAGTCCAAACTTTCTTAA
- a CDS encoding TonB-dependent receptor — MLKKISLRSSIFLFVLVLSTSLWSQQIELRGVINDSLQQPLPFTNIIATPFADEGSITFAISDELGRYKLDLVRDITYKLEITHLGFSKGMDTITILKNTTRNFTLHESMESLEEVIIEQQMAVIVKEDTITYRVEQFNTGEERKLREVLKNLPGVEVDREGNVSVNGKKVTKLMVEGKTFFTGDTKLGVNNIPADAVAEVQALDNYSEVAFLKGLEDSDKMALNIKLKEGKKKFIFGDIEAGAGIEDRYLFHPTLFYYSPKTAINVIGDFNNIGEKAFTMSDYINFEGGYASLMDGSNSFSNIYNSDFAQFLSQRDFIYNRNEFGAGSLSQEISPSLQLDAYSIVSGGKVETRTTNEITYHTDAGLDEFRESTTSNQVFFTLSKLKLRYQPNAETDVSYDALFKTSSGDAAQHILSQTPKNVHRTQIIQEPKSHELNQYLNYNRQFSYKHTSTLTANYQYHESENVNDWLFDRPVFSGIIPFKNDGDVYNLLQNTSYQSHNARVDLKHYWVLNNLNHLYPIAGVNYLDQQYGTLDYQELDNGSINHFKESGFNNGLDFRLLDTYAGLEFKMKRGDLILKPALTYHLFDWQVRQFEEEIVNKSKGALLPALMAKYEINSSENLTFKYNLRSNFTDATRYANRLRLINFNQLFRGNEELENELAHSLSLRYYKFNMYRGLFVNGNLNYTRRLNSIRNTSIIEGIDQINTLIFTDMPENSYSGNASIAKQIKKLKFTLSGNAILADYSRIINNEIIDYNTRNYSYAVKGETRFRKLPNLELGYSQDFNNFKSDNFSNHFTQISPYANLDYDFLNDFILKADYSYNYYENEGNNQVNRFQIGNASLFYNKEDNPWSFEIDVKNIFNVHYRNSNTFNEFLITDQRIYIQPRTFLFKAAYKI; from the coding sequence ATGTTGAAAAAAATTAGCCTACGCTCCTCAATATTCCTGTTCGTTCTTGTGTTGAGTACGAGCCTGTGGTCACAGCAAATTGAACTAAGAGGCGTAATAAATGACAGCCTCCAGCAGCCGTTGCCTTTTACCAACATCATCGCAACTCCTTTTGCCGATGAAGGCTCCATCACCTTTGCTATTTCCGATGAGCTGGGTCGATATAAGCTGGACCTGGTTCGGGATATTACGTATAAACTAGAAATCACGCATCTCGGATTTTCAAAAGGCATGGATACGATCACTATTTTAAAAAATACCACCCGTAACTTTACGCTCCATGAAAGTATGGAAAGTCTGGAAGAAGTGATCATTGAACAGCAGATGGCGGTAATCGTTAAAGAGGATACTATTACTTACAGAGTTGAGCAGTTCAATACTGGAGAGGAAAGAAAGCTACGTGAAGTACTTAAAAACTTGCCGGGAGTGGAAGTAGATCGCGAAGGAAATGTGAGTGTAAACGGGAAAAAAGTGACCAAATTAATGGTTGAGGGTAAAACCTTTTTTACAGGAGACACAAAATTGGGGGTAAATAACATCCCTGCCGATGCTGTTGCTGAAGTTCAAGCTCTGGACAACTACAGCGAAGTTGCCTTTTTAAAAGGATTGGAGGACAGCGACAAAATGGCGCTCAACATCAAACTGAAGGAGGGAAAAAAGAAATTTATTTTTGGCGATATTGAAGCAGGAGCCGGAATTGAGGACCGCTATTTATTCCATCCCACCTTATTCTATTACAGCCCGAAAACTGCTATTAATGTAATTGGCGATTTCAACAACATAGGAGAAAAGGCCTTTACGATGAGCGATTACATTAATTTTGAAGGAGGTTACGCGAGCCTAATGGACGGCTCCAATTCGTTCTCAAATATCTACAACAGCGACTTCGCACAATTTTTGAGTCAGAGGGATTTCATTTATAACCGCAATGAATTTGGTGCGGGTAGCCTTTCGCAGGAGATCTCTCCCAGTCTTCAGCTGGATGCCTACAGCATTGTTTCCGGCGGAAAAGTGGAGACGAGGACCACCAACGAAATCACCTATCACACTGATGCCGGACTTGACGAGTTCAGGGAAAGTACCACCAGTAATCAGGTGTTTTTCACCCTGAGCAAATTAAAACTGCGTTACCAGCCGAACGCGGAAACCGATGTATCTTATGATGCGCTCTTTAAAACTTCTTCCGGAGACGCCGCGCAGCACATCCTTTCCCAGACGCCCAAAAATGTTCATCGCACACAAATCATCCAGGAACCCAAAAGTCACGAGTTGAACCAATATCTCAACTACAACAGGCAATTTTCATATAAACACACCTCCACTTTAACGGCGAATTACCAATACCACGAGAGCGAAAATGTGAATGACTGGTTATTCGACCGCCCGGTTTTTTCAGGAATAATTCCGTTTAAAAATGACGGGGATGTTTACAATTTGTTGCAGAACACCTCCTACCAAAGCCACAATGCAAGAGTGGACCTGAAGCATTACTGGGTCCTGAACAACCTGAACCACCTCTACCCCATAGCCGGTGTGAATTACCTGGATCAGCAATACGGTACTTTAGATTACCAGGAGCTGGATAATGGCAGCATCAATCATTTCAAGGAGAGCGGATTCAATAATGGCCTTGATTTCCGGCTCCTGGATACCTATGCCGGACTCGAATTTAAAATGAAGCGTGGTGACTTGATCCTAAAGCCGGCGCTTACCTATCACCTGTTCGACTGGCAGGTACGACAATTTGAGGAGGAGATCGTCAACAAAAGCAAAGGTGCGCTGCTGCCGGCACTTATGGCGAAATATGAGATCAATTCATCAGAAAATTTGACGTTTAAGTACAACCTCAGATCAAATTTTACTGATGCCACCCGATATGCAAATCGATTACGGCTCATAAACTTTAACCAACTTTTCCGTGGAAATGAAGAGCTGGAAAATGAGCTTGCTCACTCCCTCTCTCTCCGCTACTATAAATTCAATATGTACCGCGGACTTTTTGTCAACGGAAATCTGAATTACACCCGCAGGTTGAATTCAATAAGAAATACCAGTATAATAGAAGGCATTGACCAGATTAATACCCTTATCTTCACCGATATGCCAGAAAACTCCTATTCTGGAAACGCTTCTATTGCCAAACAAATCAAGAAACTGAAATTCACCCTGAGCGGCAACGCTATCCTCGCAGATTATTCCCGGATCATCAACAATGAAATCATTGACTACAATACCCGGAATTACAGCTATGCGGTAAAAGGGGAGACAAGATTTAGAAAGCTGCCCAATTTGGAGCTGGGTTACAGTCAGGATTTTAACAACTTTAAATCAGATAATTTCAGCAATCATTTTACTCAGATCAGCCCTTATGCAAATCTGGATTACGACTTCCTAAATGATTTTATTTTAAAGGCAGATTATTCCTATAACTACTATGAAAATGAAGGTAACAACCAGGTGAATAGGTTTCAGATAGGCAATGCCTCCTTGTTCTATAACAAAGAAGACAATCCCTGGAGTTTTGAAATAGATGTGAAGAATATCTTTAATGTACATTACAGGAACTCCAACACCTTTAATGAATTTTTAATTACTGACCAGCGGATTTATATTCAGCCAAGGACATTTTTATTTAAGGCTGCTTATAAAATATGA
- a CDS encoding GLPGLI family protein → MRIPLVIILMLLSCIPLARAQKFTGEISYTKQLILPENALKELKQKNPQQYENFLNNISKAKDATGQIKFMLIFTEEKSNYYAENSLGKGDGIVESIIENTGLYYNYASTPYRYQEVEFQGKKFLIKREPLNWKLTGETKTLSGYSCRKATATQEFTSIRTKKTIIHNIEAWFTNEIPFPYGPEGFGGLPGLILEMKFAQNYYYATKIKLSQKNTKIATPNLKNVISFQEYQAIMEGLDKRFREFQGID, encoded by the coding sequence ATGAGAATTCCTTTAGTTATCATTTTAATGCTTTTATCCTGTATTCCATTAGCACGAGCACAAAAATTCACAGGTGAAATCTCTTACACAAAACAACTTATTCTACCCGAAAACGCCCTGAAAGAATTAAAACAAAAAAATCCCCAACAATATGAAAATTTTTTAAATAACATATCAAAAGCTAAAGATGCTACCGGGCAGATTAAATTTATGCTCATTTTTACAGAAGAGAAATCAAACTATTATGCCGAAAACTCCTTAGGAAAGGGAGATGGAATTGTTGAAAGTATCATAGAGAATACCGGCTTATACTACAATTACGCTTCTACTCCCTATAGATATCAGGAAGTAGAATTTCAGGGCAAAAAATTCCTTATCAAAAGGGAACCTCTTAACTGGAAACTCACAGGAGAAACGAAAACACTATCGGGATATTCCTGCCGAAAGGCAACGGCTACACAAGAATTCACTTCCATTCGGACTAAAAAAACAATAATTCATAATATAGAAGCCTGGTTTACAAATGAAATTCCTTTTCCTTATGGCCCGGAAGGATTTGGAGGTCTGCCAGGCTTAATTTTGGAAATGAAGTTTGCGCAGAATTATTACTACGCCACCAAAATTAAATTATCTCAAAAAAATACCAAAATTGCTACTCCTAATCTTAAAAATGTCATAAGCTTTCAGGAATACCAGGCAATCATGGAAGGCTTGGATAAAAGGTTTAGAGAATTTCAAGGCATTGATTGA
- a CDS encoding catalase, with product MEDSKKEASKKIEDLKKNTSNLKGKTMTTNQGLKVNDTNNSLKAGARGASLLEDFILREKITHFDHERIPERIVHARGSGAHGYFELYESQEKYTKAGIFTDTSRKTPVFVRFSTVAGSKGSADLARDVRGFATKFYTDEGVFDLVGNNMPIFFIQDAMKFPDLIHSVKPEPDREIPQAASAHDTFYDFVSHTPETLHNQIWLMSDRAIPRSFRMMEGFGIHTFRLINAEGKSHFVKFHWKPLLGVKSVTWDEAVKIHGADSDFHRRDLWDAIEAGQYPEWELGFQIVPEEDEHKFDFDLLDPTKLIPEEMVPVQRIGKMTLNRNPDNFFAETEQVAFHPGHVVQGIDFTNDPLLQGRLFSYTDTQLSRLGSPNFNEIPINRPVNEIHNNQRDAHMRMTVNKGKTAYFPNSIGGGCPHLAKIAEGGFSHYEERIDAKKVRERSESFNDHFSQPALFYRSLTQHEQEHVVQAYSFELGKCTYDHIKERMLYILAQIDETLASKVASNLGMEIPSEIDRPLNQAIGADADVEKQQPGPKKDYLDKSEALSQEFLPSEGIATRKIAVLAGDGFSESDYNKMKKPLEEAGAMVQIVGTHGGSITCDKGDFHKVAHALMTTESVVFDALYIPGGKKNIDALMKQAKAKKFINETLKHCKAIALDSEAEELFDATYGKDFKDDEAVIINGKPQEFIDAISKHRNWKREKAAMEIPA from the coding sequence ATGGAAGATAGTAAGAAAGAGGCTTCAAAGAAAATTGAAGACTTAAAGAAGAACACCTCTAATCTGAAGGGGAAAACAATGACCACCAATCAGGGGTTAAAGGTAAATGACACCAACAATTCTTTAAAAGCAGGAGCACGTGGTGCATCATTATTAGAAGACTTTATTCTAAGGGAGAAAATTACCCATTTTGATCATGAGCGCATTCCCGAGAGAATTGTGCATGCCCGCGGAAGTGGCGCCCACGGTTATTTTGAGCTTTATGAGAGTCAGGAAAAATACACCAAAGCAGGCATATTTACTGACACTTCGAGAAAAACCCCTGTATTTGTAAGGTTTTCTACGGTGGCCGGTTCTAAAGGATCGGCCGATCTGGCCCGTGACGTAAGGGGTTTTGCTACTAAGTTTTACACCGATGAAGGGGTCTTTGACCTGGTAGGGAACAACATGCCCATCTTTTTTATTCAGGATGCCATGAAGTTTCCCGATTTAATCCATTCGGTAAAACCTGAACCTGACAGGGAAATTCCGCAGGCAGCTTCGGCGCATGACACTTTTTATGATTTCGTTTCCCATACTCCCGAAACCCTGCACAATCAAATCTGGTTGATGAGCGACAGGGCGATCCCGAGAAGTTTCAGGATGATGGAAGGTTTTGGGATTCACACCTTCAGGTTAATAAATGCTGAAGGAAAATCCCATTTTGTGAAGTTTCACTGGAAGCCACTACTCGGAGTTAAATCGGTGACCTGGGATGAAGCGGTGAAAATTCACGGTGCCGATTCAGATTTTCACAGGAGAGACCTTTGGGATGCCATAGAAGCTGGCCAGTACCCCGAGTGGGAATTAGGCTTTCAAATAGTTCCCGAAGAAGACGAACATAAATTTGATTTTGACCTTTTAGATCCTACAAAACTGATTCCGGAGGAAATGGTGCCGGTACAGCGCATTGGGAAAATGACACTTAACCGCAATCCAGATAACTTCTTTGCAGAAACTGAACAGGTGGCATTCCACCCGGGGCATGTAGTGCAGGGAATTGATTTTACAAACGATCCGTTGCTGCAGGGAAGGTTATTTTCTTACACCGATACCCAACTTTCAAGGCTGGGCAGCCCAAATTTTAATGAGATACCAATCAATCGTCCTGTCAACGAAATTCATAACAATCAGCGGGATGCCCACATGCGTATGACGGTGAATAAGGGTAAGACAGCTTATTTCCCCAATTCAATTGGCGGCGGTTGCCCTCACCTGGCAAAAATAGCCGAAGGTGGGTTTAGCCATTATGAGGAGCGAATTGATGCCAAAAAAGTAAGGGAACGCAGTGAGAGCTTTAATGACCATTTTTCGCAGCCTGCGTTGTTTTACCGCAGTTTAACCCAGCATGAGCAGGAGCATGTGGTACAGGCTTATTCTTTTGAACTGGGTAAATGTACATATGACCATATTAAGGAGCGAATGCTGTACATCCTGGCCCAAATTGATGAAACCCTGGCATCAAAGGTGGCCTCAAATCTGGGAATGGAGATTCCTTCGGAAATTGACCGGCCGCTAAACCAGGCTATTGGAGCCGATGCAGATGTTGAAAAACAACAGCCGGGGCCTAAGAAGGACTATCTCGATAAATCTGAAGCTTTGAGTCAGGAGTTTCTGCCTTCCGAAGGAATCGCTACGCGAAAAATAGCCGTTTTGGCAGGCGATGGCTTTAGTGAAAGCGATTACAACAAGATGAAGAAACCATTGGAAGAAGCTGGAGCCATGGTGCAGATTGTGGGCACCCACGGAGGCAGCATTACATGTGACAAGGGGGATTTCCATAAAGTTGCTCATGCGCTAATGACTACAGAAAGCGTGGTGTTTGATGCGCTTTACATTCCAGGGGGCAAAAAGAATATTGATGCCCTTATGAAACAGGCAAAAGCCAAAAAGTTCATCAATGAAACCTTGAAGCACTGCAAGGCCATCGCTTTAGATTCTGAAGCTGAAGAGCTGTTTGATGCGACTTATGGTAAAGATTTCAAAGATGATGAAGCGGTGATTATAAATGGAAAACCGCAGGAATTCATCGATGCCATTAGCAAGCATCGTAACTGGAAAAGGGAAAAAGCAGCCATGGAAATTCCTGCTTAA
- a CDS encoding polysaccharide deacetylase family protein: MKQFFLILILFLSVTASSQEVTDRYGALIRSDVNEANVYLIFTGHEHFEGFEHVLGVLKKQEIQASFFLTGDFIRQHRDLVKEIAAAGHFVGAHSNRHLLYNDWTKRDSLLYPPAAVKKDIIDNLKELEKIDIYPEFFMPPYEWYNQEVVKIAAEAGQRTINFSPGIRTNADYTSPNMANYISSEEILKNLYHYEQEHGLNGFHILIHPGTSPLRKDKLFLSLDSIISELKERGYHFFRFM; encoded by the coding sequence ATGAAGCAATTTTTTTTAATCCTGATTCTCTTTCTTAGTGTAACGGCTTCTTCACAGGAAGTAACTGATCGTTACGGCGCGCTAATTCGTTCGGATGTTAATGAAGCCAATGTTTATCTAATCTTTACAGGACATGAGCATTTTGAAGGCTTTGAACATGTACTGGGGGTACTTAAAAAGCAGGAAATACAGGCTTCCTTTTTTCTCACCGGGGATTTTATAAGACAGCACCGTGATCTGGTAAAAGAGATTGCCGCAGCAGGCCATTTTGTGGGGGCGCATTCCAACAGGCATCTTCTGTATAACGATTGGACAAAGAGGGACAGTTTACTTTATCCACCTGCTGCTGTAAAAAAAGACATCATCGATAACCTGAAAGAGCTCGAAAAAATTGACATTTATCCTGAATTTTTTATGCCACCTTACGAGTGGTACAACCAGGAAGTGGTGAAAATAGCTGCGGAAGCAGGCCAGCGCACTATAAATTTCAGCCCCGGAATACGAACCAATGCCGATTATACAAGTCCCAATATGGCCAACTATATCTCCAGCGAAGAAATTTTGAAGAACCTGTACCATTACGAACAGGAACATGGCTTAAACGGATTTCATATCCTCATTCACCCCGGAACCAGTCCGCTTAGAAAAGATAAACTCTTCCTAAGCCTCGATTCAATTATCAGTGAATTAAAAGAAAGAGGCTATCATTTCTTCAGGTTTATGTAA
- a CDS encoding phospholipase A — MQKNIFNRLQICFAVFFFLTFYNTSQAQRVTREQLKDTVLPSFSAYRDNYFITGIPLQNEISKTTADAKYQISFKQLITRHTLPFQTQLFLTYTQKSFWNIYEFSSPFQDVNFNPGIGLASGIYNRNDELTGIAELKLEHESNGREGEASRSWNSVILAYNARVNNKTILSLRGWLPFSYSDNRDLIDYIGYGELNLSYDLAPKWNLEISARKGAQWDWKGNLRSRVFYRISKSTNQHIMLEWYVGNAESLIDYQEYENMIRVGYAIKSPDLNLLRGKKTKPISE, encoded by the coding sequence ATGCAAAAAAATATATTTAACCGGCTTCAAATTTGTTTTGCTGTCTTCTTCTTTTTGACATTTTACAATACTTCTCAGGCACAGCGGGTAACCAGGGAGCAGTTAAAAGATACGGTGTTACCTTCTTTTTCGGCTTATCGCGATAATTATTTTATTACGGGAATACCCCTGCAGAATGAGATTTCAAAGACCACGGCAGATGCAAAGTACCAGATAAGTTTTAAGCAGTTAATTACCCGGCACACGCTTCCGTTTCAAACCCAGTTGTTTTTGACCTATACACAAAAATCTTTCTGGAATATCTATGAATTCTCCAGTCCTTTTCAGGATGTGAATTTTAATCCGGGGATTGGGCTGGCTTCAGGTATTTATAACAGGAACGATGAGTTGACGGGAATTGCCGAATTAAAACTGGAACACGAATCTAACGGCCGGGAAGGTGAAGCTTCAAGAAGTTGGAATAGTGTCATCCTGGCTTACAACGCCCGTGTCAATAATAAAACCATTTTGAGCCTTAGGGGGTGGCTCCCTTTTAGCTACAGTGATAACCGTGACCTCATTGATTATATAGGATATGGGGAACTCAATTTATCTTATGATTTGGCTCCAAAATGGAACCTGGAAATTTCTGCCCGTAAAGGTGCCCAATGGGACTGGAAAGGGAATTTGCGATCGAGGGTCTTCTACAGGATCTCCAAAAGCACCAACCAGCACATCATGTTAGAGTGGTATGTAGGTAATGCCGAAAGTTTGATTGATTACCAGGAATATGAAAATATGATTAGAGTTGGATATGCCATAAAATCACCCGACTTAAACCTGCTTAGAGGCAAGAAGACCAAACCTATTTCTGAGTAA
- a CDS encoding TetR/AcrR family transcriptional regulator, whose product MEKDIEFLEKVSELFLENGAKSVTMDDIASELKISKKTLYQMYRNKEALLEEVLVYKLEIVISKMRNLDETVENAVERMFARDEGMIKASRTNNSLMLRQLIKYYPQIFNKHMLYFSEKLSEILIHNIERGRKQGLYREDFDADLYSKLFFQLIMTYDNSPFLDTTHISRERYHQETLSLYMNAITTEKGKEVLKKMKGSFC is encoded by the coding sequence ATGGAAAAGGATATTGAATTTTTAGAGAAGGTTTCAGAGCTTTTTCTTGAAAATGGTGCAAAATCTGTCACCATGGACGATATAGCCAGCGAACTTAAGATCTCCAAGAAGACACTGTATCAAATGTACAGGAACAAAGAAGCCCTTCTTGAAGAAGTACTGGTCTATAAACTGGAAATAGTGATCTCCAAAATGCGCAACCTGGATGAGACTGTTGAAAATGCCGTAGAAAGGATGTTTGCCAGAGATGAGGGTATGATTAAGGCATCAAGAACAAACAATTCCCTTATGTTGCGGCAGCTTATCAAGTATTACCCGCAGATCTTTAACAAGCACATGCTCTATTTTTCTGAAAAGCTTTCAGAAATCCTTATTCACAACATTGAAAGGGGCAGGAAGCAGGGGCTCTACAGAGAAGACTTTGATGCCGATTTATATTCAAAGCTCTTCTTCCAGTTAATTATGACTTATGACAATTCTCCCTTTTTAGATACTACCCATATCTCAAGGGAAAGGTATCACCAGGAAACTTTAAGCCTTTACATGAATGCCATTACAACTGAAAAAGGAAAAGAGGTACTGAAGAAAATGAAAGGCAGCTTCTGTTAA